A stretch of the Streptomyces sp. WMMB303 genome encodes the following:
- a CDS encoding sigma-70 family RNA polymerase sigma factor, producing MRHRSGIPVPVPQPAVPAEALAPTINDPADEEREAGVARLFELHYTPMLRLAVLLGADDPENVVAEAYYQIYRRWRRLRDTAAAEAYLRSTVCNLTRMRIRHLQMARKHAVRSPDEMVASAESTALLRDDQRVLIDTLRQLPARQREALVLRHWLGLKESEIAAAMGISAGSVKTHTARGIGALTQAMEARK from the coding sequence ATGAGACACAGATCCGGCATCCCTGTGCCCGTGCCGCAGCCCGCAGTTCCAGCCGAGGCCCTCGCCCCCACGATCAACGACCCCGCCGACGAGGAGAGGGAGGCCGGTGTGGCTCGACTGTTCGAACTGCACTACACCCCGATGCTGCGACTCGCCGTACTGCTGGGAGCCGACGATCCGGAGAACGTGGTGGCCGAGGCGTACTACCAGATCTACCGCAGATGGCGGCGACTGCGGGACACTGCGGCGGCTGAGGCCTACCTGCGCTCCACGGTCTGCAACCTGACGCGGATGCGGATACGCCATCTGCAGATGGCACGCAAACACGCGGTGAGATCGCCCGACGAGATGGTCGCCTCGGCCGAGAGCACCGCGCTGCTGCGCGACGACCAGCGTGTGCTGATCGACACGCTGCGGCAGCTCCCGGCCCGGCAGCGTGAGGCGCTGGTGCTGCGGCACTGGCTCGGGCTGAAGGAGAGTGAGATCGCCGCTGCGATGGGAATCTCCGCCGGATCCGTCAAGACGCATACGGCGCGCGGTATCGGAGCGCTGACCCAGGCGATGGAGGCCCGGAAATGA
- a CDS encoding DUF3311 domain-containing protein, protein MPGRPRTRPAVITPARVVIALCLIAPFVAMLWVGSYARTGPALMGIPFFYWYQLLWVPLSAALTMIAYQLWRRDQRAHRSGGAAE, encoded by the coding sequence ATGCCGGGGAGACCTCGAACGAGACCGGCGGTGATCACGCCGGCCCGGGTGGTGATCGCCCTGTGTCTTATCGCCCCGTTCGTGGCGATGCTGTGGGTCGGCTCCTACGCCAGAACCGGCCCAGCCCTGATGGGCATCCCGTTCTTCTACTGGTACCAGCTGCTGTGGGTGCCGCTCTCCGCAGCGCTGACGATGATCGCCTACCAGCTGTGGCGGCGTGACCAGCGGGCACATCGCAGCGGGGGCGCCGCGGAGTGA